A genomic segment from Pseudomonas sp. S09G 359 encodes:
- a CDS encoding ABC transporter ATP-binding protein/permease encodes MNQNAEYSAVNDAVRGQFFRRTWAMITPYWRSEEKGKAWLLLAAVIALSLFSVAISVWINHWYKDFYNALEKKDTAAFWQLIGYFGGIAAVAILGAVYRLYLTQMLTIRWRAWLTEKHFARWLAHKNYYQLEQGGYTDNPDQRISEDLNNFTSSTLSLGLGLLRNVVSLVSFSIILWGVSGSIEVFGITIPGYMFWCALLYAAVGSWLTHLIGRRLIGLSNRQQRFEADLRFSMVRVRENAESIALYNGEPNENQRLSARFGKVWHNFWDIMQVSKRLTFFTAGYSQIAIIFPFIVAAPRYFTGKIELGELMQINSAFGNVQENFSWFIDAYSELAAWRATSDRLLSFHQAMSDNEQRPPAIDVRAEGERLVVQNLGMDLADGRHLLTDADMSVEPGQRLMLSGRSGSGKSTLLRAMGHLWPAGHGSIRLPAARYLFLPQKPYLPIGTLKAVLSYPQDDSVYSAERYAQVLETCRLPHLVARLDEANHWQRMLSPGEQQRLAFARALLFAPQWLYMDEATSAMDEEDEATLYQALIDELPGLSIVSVGHRSSLKRFHGRHVRIEGGLLQEQPVA; translated from the coding sequence ATGAATCAGAACGCTGAGTATTCCGCGGTCAACGACGCAGTGCGTGGGCAATTCTTTCGCCGAACCTGGGCGATGATCACGCCTTATTGGCGCAGTGAAGAGAAGGGCAAGGCCTGGTTGCTGCTGGCGGCGGTGATCGCGCTGTCGCTGTTCAGCGTGGCGATTTCGGTGTGGATCAACCACTGGTACAAAGACTTCTACAACGCCCTGGAGAAGAAGGACACCGCCGCCTTCTGGCAACTGATCGGCTATTTCGGCGGGATCGCTGCCGTGGCGATTCTGGGCGCGGTGTACCGCCTGTACCTGACCCAGATGCTGACCATTCGCTGGCGTGCCTGGCTCACCGAAAAGCACTTCGCGCGCTGGCTCGCGCACAAGAACTACTATCAGCTGGAGCAGGGCGGCTACACCGATAACCCGGACCAGCGCATTTCCGAAGACCTCAACAACTTCACCTCCAGTACCTTGAGCCTCGGCCTGGGGCTGCTGCGCAACGTGGTCAGCCTGGTGTCGTTCTCGATCATCCTGTGGGGCGTGTCGGGTAGCATCGAAGTGTTCGGCATCACCATCCCCGGCTACATGTTCTGGTGCGCGTTGCTCTACGCCGCCGTGGGCAGTTGGTTGACGCACCTGATCGGCCGTCGCCTGATCGGCCTCAGCAATAGACAACAACGCTTCGAAGCGGACTTGCGTTTCTCCATGGTGCGCGTGCGCGAGAACGCTGAGAGCATCGCCCTGTACAACGGCGAGCCGAATGAGAACCAGCGCCTCAGCGCACGCTTCGGCAAGGTCTGGCACAACTTCTGGGACATCATGCAAGTGTCCAAGCGCCTGACCTTTTTTACCGCCGGCTACAGCCAGATAGCAATCATCTTCCCGTTTATCGTCGCCGCGCCGCGTTACTTCACCGGCAAGATCGAGCTGGGCGAGCTGATGCAAATCAACTCGGCGTTCGGCAACGTGCAGGAGAATTTCAGCTGGTTTATCGACGCGTACTCCGAGCTGGCGGCGTGGCGCGCTACCAGCGACCGTCTGCTGAGCTTCCACCAGGCGATGAGTGACAACGAACAGCGCCCACCGGCGATTGATGTGCGCGCCGAAGGCGAACGCCTGGTCGTGCAGAACCTGGGCATGGACCTCGCGGACGGCCGCCACTTGCTCACCGATGCTGACATGAGCGTAGAGCCGGGGCAGCGCCTGATGCTCAGCGGCCGCTCCGGCAGCGGCAAGTCCACCTTGCTGCGTGCGATGGGCCATCTGTGGCCGGCGGGCCATGGCAGCATTCGCCTGCCGGCGGCGCGTTACCTGTTCCTGCCACAGAAGCCCTACCTGCCGATTGGCACTCTCAAAGCCGTGTTGAGTTATCCACAGGACGACAGCGTTTACTCGGCAGAACGTTATGCACAGGTCCTGGAAACCTGCCGCCTGCCACATCTGGTCGCGCGCCTGGACGAGGCCAACCACTGGCAGCGCATGCTCTCGCCGGGTGAGCAGCAACGGCTGGCGTTTGCCCGCGCTTTGTTGTTCGCGCCGCAATGGCTGTACATGGACGAGGCCACCTCGGCGATGGATGAAGAGGACGAGGCGACGCTGTATCAGGCGTTGATCGATGAGCTGCCGGGCTTGAGCATTGTGAGTGTCGGGCACCGCAGCAGCCTCAAGCGCTTCCATGGGCGGCATGTGCGGATCGAGGGTGGGTTGTTGCAGGAACAACCCGTGGCTTAA
- a CDS encoding YhcB family protein — MEHSLLVWLLPTLALVAGVAIGFLVARLLPNAAPNRTQRQLDDIQERFDSYQNEVVTHFNSTATLVKKLTQSYQEVQDHLADGANRLALDDITRQRLLAALHSDAPQAPRERLTPPRENQEPPRDYAPKTPNAPGMLDEHYGLKK; from the coding sequence GTGGAACACTCGCTCTTAGTTTGGTTGTTGCCGACTCTTGCCCTGGTTGCCGGTGTCGCCATTGGTTTCCTGGTTGCTCGCTTGCTGCCGAATGCCGCGCCTAACCGCACGCAGCGTCAGTTGGATGACATTCAGGAACGTTTTGACAGTTATCAGAACGAGGTTGTTACCCACTTCAACAGCACCGCGACCCTGGTCAAGAAGCTCACCCAGAGCTACCAGGAAGTACAGGATCACCTCGCCGATGGCGCCAACCGCCTGGCCCTCGACGACATCACCCGTCAGCGTCTGCTGGCCGCGCTGCATTCCGATGCACCGCAAGCTCCACGCGAGCGCCTGACCCCACCCCGGGAAAACCAGGAGCCGCCACGGGACTACGCGCCAAAAACGCCGAACGCCCCAGGCATGCTGGATGAGCATTACGGCTTGAAGAAGTAA
- a CDS encoding alpha/beta hydrolase has translation MRETPVLIDGPVGQLEALYLDHPEPRGLALICHPNPVQGGTMLNKVVSTLQRTARDAGLITLRFNYRGVGASAGTHDMATGEVDDAEAAATWLREKHPDLPITLLGFSFGGYVAASLGGRLEAKGEKLAHLFMVAAAVMRLRETDVLPQGCPLTLIQPETDEVVEPQIVYDWSAALKRPHELLKVAECGHFFHGKLTDLKDLVLPRLSN, from the coding sequence ATGCGTGAAACCCCCGTTTTGATCGATGGCCCGGTGGGCCAATTGGAAGCCTTGTACCTGGATCACCCCGAGCCACGTGGCCTGGCGCTGATCTGCCACCCTAACCCGGTGCAGGGCGGGACCATGCTCAATAAAGTCGTTTCGACCCTGCAACGCACCGCCCGCGATGCCGGTTTGATTACTTTGCGTTTTAATTACCGGGGCGTCGGCGCGAGTGCCGGTACCCACGACATGGCCACCGGTGAAGTGGACGATGCCGAAGCGGCCGCCACCTGGCTGCGGGAAAAACACCCCGACCTGCCGATCACCTTGCTTGGGTTTTCGTTTGGCGGTTATGTTGCGGCAAGTCTCGGCGGCCGCCTGGAAGCCAAGGGTGAAAAGCTCGCGCACCTGTTCATGGTCGCCGCTGCGGTGATGCGCCTGCGCGAAACCGATGTGCTGCCACAAGGTTGCCCGCTGACCCTGATCCAGCCGGAAACCGACGAAGTGGTCGAGCCGCAAATCGTCTACGACTGGTCCGCCGCCCTCAAACGCCCCCATGAGCTGCTGAAAGTGGCAGAATGCGGACACTTTTTTCACGGCAAGCTCACCGATCTCAAGGATCTGGTGCTGCCGCGTCTCTCGAATTGA